In the Styela clava chromosome 8, kaStyClav1.hap1.2, whole genome shotgun sequence genome, one interval contains:
- the LOC144425901 gene encoding transport and Golgi organization 2 homolog codes for MCIVFLHFNNDMGAKYKLIMAANRDEYLSRPTKSADIHPDFPNIICGIDMKSGVEGGTWLGVSKSGKFSALTNVMARSPDPSKLRKGKLVIDYLKDEVDPLDYLKSLQDKTHREFNMLAGKIDSCGKICLGYYSNWDGKSPMLLTDGTNVVAGTALNGNWRKIKHGRKTFDDIIGKSASMNVGDLTNCLLESLLSDTTSLYPDELLEEQCYGTFSDTVLEKYCSVMISGITLCGTRSQTIVLIDENNQIHFTEMSLNGYDAADRTAWSKSSYSFTAMITEPNSS; via the coding sequence ATGTGTATTGTGTTTTTACACTTTAATAATGATATGGGAGCCAAATATAAGTTAATAATGGCCGCCAATAGAGATGAGTATTTGAGCAGACCAACAAAGTCTGCTGATATTCATCCTGATTTCCCAAATATTATTTGTGGAATTGACATGAAATCTGGTGTCGAAGGAGGAACTTGGCTCGGAGTTTCAAAATCTGGAAAATTTTCTGCGCTGACGAATGTGATGGCCCGATCCCCAGATCCTTCCAAACTACGAAAAGGAAAGTTAGTTATTGACTATTTGAAAGATGAAGTTGATCCTCTGGATTATTTAAAGTCACTGCAAGATAAGACACATAGAGAATTCAACATGCTTGCAGGGAAAATCGATTCATGTGGGAAAATCTGTCTTGGATACTATAGTAACTGGGATGGCAAGAGTCCAATGTTATTGACAGATGGAACCAATGTAGTAGCAGGCACAGCCCTGAATGGAAATTGGAGGAAAATTAAACACGGACGAAAAACTTTTGATGACATTATCGGAAAAAGTGCTTCTATGAATGTGGGTGATTTAACCAATTGCTTGTTGGAATCTTTATTATCTGATACAACCTCATTATATCCCGATGAACTTTTGGAAGAACAATGTTACGGAACTTTCAGTGATACAGTACTAGAAAAATATTGCTCTGTGATGATCAGTGGAATAACATTGTGTGGTACTAGGTCACAAACTATTGTtttaattgatgaaaacaatcagaTACATTTTACAGAAATGTCGCTAAATGGATATGATGCTGCAGATAGGACCGCCTGGTCGAAAAGTTCTTATTCATTCACTGCTATGATAACTGAACCTAACTCAAGTTAA